The following proteins come from a genomic window of Sorghum bicolor cultivar BTx623 chromosome 3, Sorghum_bicolor_NCBIv3, whole genome shotgun sequence:
- the LOC8079511 gene encoding GDSL esterase/lipase At5g45910 translates to MLRAVVFIVFLLSVTRRYGCSQSYNAIYSFGDSIADTGNLCTGSGGCPSWLTTGQPPYGNTHFGHPTGRCTDGRVIVDFLADHFGLPLLPPSKAIGAGDVKKGANMAIIGATTMDFEFFQKHGLGNSIWNNGPLGTQIQWFQQLMPSICGTGAECQSYFNNSLFVVGEFGGNDYNAPLFGGTAMAEVRSYVPEIVDRIASGVETLIELGAVDVVVPGVLPIGCFPLYLTLYQSSSKDDYDEIGCLKSFNNLSSYHNELLKQAVAGLQSKHAAGVRLMYADLYAQVADMVRSPETFGLKYGLKVCCGAGGQGSYNYNNNARCGMSGSSACGDPEKYLVWDGIHLTDAAYRSIADAWLKGTYCSPGILR, encoded by the exons ATGCTGAGGGCGGTGGTGTTCatcgtcttcctcctctccgTCACCCGGCGCTACGGGTGCTCGCAGAGCTACAACGCGATCTACAGCTTCGGCGACTCCATCGCCGACACCGGCAACCTCTGCACGGGCTCCGGCGGCTGCCCGTCGTGGCTCACCACCGGGCAGCCACCCTACGGTAACACCCACTTCGGGCACCCCACCGGCCGGTGCACCGACGGCCGCGTCATCGTCGACTTCCTCG CTGATCACTTTGGCTTGCCGCTTCTTCCGCCGTCCAAGGCGATCGGCGCCGGCGACGTCAAGAAGGGCGCGAACATGGCCATCATCGGCGCCACCACcatggatttcgaattcttccAGAAGCACGGCCTCGGCAACAGCATCTGGAACAACGGCCCCTTGGGTACACAGATCCAGTGGTTCCAGCAGCTCATGCCCTCCATCTGCGGCACCGGTGCCG AATGCCAGAGCTACTTCAACAACTCCCTGTTCGTCGTCGGCGAGTTCGGGGGCAACGATTACAACGCGCCGCTCTTCGGCGGCACGGCCATGGCCGAGGTCAGAAGCTACGTGCCCGAGATCGTCGACCGGATCGCAAGCGGCGTGGAG ACGCTGATCGAACTGGGCGCGGTGGACGTGGTGGTGCCGGGGGTGCTGCCGATCGGGTGCTTCCCGCTGTACCTGACGCTGTACCAGAGCTCGAGCAAGGACGACTACGACGAGATCGGCTGCCTCAAGAGCTTCAACAACCTGTCCAGCTACCACAACGAGCTGCTGAAGCAGGCGGTGGCCGGCCTGCAGAGCAAGCACGCCGCCGGAGTCCGGCTCATGTACGCCGACTTGTACGCGCAGGTCGCGGACATGGTCCGGTCACCGGAGACCTTCGGGCTAAAATACGGGCTGAAAGTGTGCTGCGGCGCCGGCGGGCAGGGCTCCTACAACTACAACAACAATGCGCGGTGCGGAATGTCCGGGTCGAGCGCGTGCGGCGACCCGGAGAAGTACCTGGTGTGGGACGGCATCCATCTCACGGACGCCGCCTACCGTTCCATCGCGGATGCCTGGCTCAAGGGCACCTACTGCAGCCCCGGCATCCTGCGTTGA
- the LOC8081413 gene encoding inactive protein FON2 SPARE1, translating into MRRPHAAAATALAVLLLLLFLAVALIHSNGGLARRRPTRWAAAVPRKMLLAMTSFDAAASPSSTAGRHHHHHLHHHHHHHHLHHRWNRHGVIPSLPPSAGDEAIDPRYGVQKRLVPSGPNPLHH; encoded by the coding sequence ATGAGACGACctcacgccgccgccgctaccGCTCTCgctgtcctcctcctcctcctgttcCTCGCCGTCGCGTTGATCCACAGCAACGGCGGCCTGGCGAGGAGGAGGCCGACGAGGTGGGCCGCCGCCGTCCCGAGGAAGATGCTGCTCGCCATGACAAGCTTCGACGCTGCCGCCTCGCCCTCGTCAACAGCTGGtcgtcaccaccaccaccatcttcatcatcatcaccaccaccaccatcttcATCATCGATGGAACCGGCACGGGGTTATTCCATCACTTCCACCGTCAGCGGGTGACGAGGCGATCGATCCGCGGTACGGCGTGCAGAAGAGGCTGGTGCCTTCAGGCCCCAACCCCTTGCATCACTGA
- the LOC8081418 gene encoding GDSL esterase/lipase At5g45920 produces MRPRLVLFGDSITEQSFASGGWGAALTDRFARQADVVLRGLSGYNTRWALKVLPRAMEGAAGAGADPAAVTVFFGANDATLPDQVQAHQHVPLQEYQSNLRAISAYFKERWPSTAIILITPPPIYEPARIRDVYGEDDPSRQPERSNEAAGAYAQACIAVATELNHPVIDIWTKMQEFPDWQTSALSDGLHFTPAGNKILFDEVVKTLESIGFSQERLPSDLPLFHEIHPKDPMKAFGA; encoded by the exons ATGCGGCCGCGGCTGGTGCTCTTCGGCGACTCCATCACCGAGCAGTCCTTCGCGTCCGGCGGATGGGGCGCCGCGCTTACCGACCGCTTCGCCCGCCAG GCGGACGTGGTGCTGCGCGGGCTCAGCGGCTACAACACGCGGTGGGCGCTCAAGGTGCTGCCGCGCGCCATGGAGGGCGCGGCGGGCGCGGGTGCGGACCCGGCGGCGGTGACCGTCTTCTTCGGCGCCAACGACGCCACGCTGCCTGATCAGGTGCAGGCGCACCAGCACGTGCCGCTCCAGGAGTACCAGAGCAACCTCCGCGCCATCTCCGCCTACTTcaag GAGCGATGGCCCTCCACTGCTATCATACTCATCACTCCCCCACCGATCTATGAACCAGCGAGAATCCG AGACGTGTATGGAGAAGACGACCCTTCACGCCAACCAGAAAGAAGCAATGAGGCTGCTGGCGCTTATGCTCAGGCATGCATAGCTGTTGCCACAGAATTGAATCATCCAGTTATAGACATCTGGACGAAGATGCAGGAATTTCCAGATTGGCAAACATCTGCATTGAG CGACGGGCTCCACTTCACGCCGGCAGGAAACAAGATCCTGTTCGACGAGGTGGTGAAGACGCTGGAGAGCATCGGTTTCAGCCAGGAGAGGCTCCCGTCCGACCTCCCCCTGTTCCACGAGATCCACCCCAAGGACCCCATGAAAGCCTTCGGAGCTTGA
- the LOC8081417 gene encoding transcription factor GTE4 has protein sequence MAAGPPSPSGKPYSRKSHASSKAPSVPSFDAHNGPLLPTVTFSLPSTTASRRELRRRLSSELSQVRAAAKRLNSLSAPAPSSALSATDPSTPLPPHPPASKHKSKKGGGAPHPHPHPHPHPHPHLSAEARRKLYAPVFKTCSVLLQRLMKHKHSWVFNKPVDASALGLHDYHTIITKPMDLGTVKSKLGAGQYKSPREFAGDVRLTFQNAMTYNPKGQDVHFMAEQLLNMFEEKWPEIEAEVAQLSPQPPTPSSAAPRKPKEIDNSRVLERSDSTVHAAAMEATPKTHTGRPPVLKKPKAREPNKRDMTFWEKQRLSNNLQDLPPEKLDNVVQIIKKRNLSLSQHDDEIEVDIDSFDVETLWELDRFVTNYRKSITKNKRKAELELSAVRPDEADPDQEPEKVEHVRQDEPDQDQIPAVQEPIPEREAVDVAPPKDNAADDNERFVGESSPGHLEDQKGENAGRSSSSGSSSSDSGSSSSDTDSDSSSADGSDAAQSPRT, from the exons ATGGCCGCCGGGCCGCCCTCGCCGTCCGGTAAACCCTACTCGCGCAAATCTCACGCCAGCTCCAAGGCTCCCAGCGTCCCCTCCTTCGACGCCCACAACGGCCCCCTCCTCCCCACCGTCACCTTCTCGCTGCCCTCCACGACCGCCTCCCGCCGGGAGCTGCGCCGCCGCCTCTCCTCCGAGCTCTCCCAGGTGCGCGCTGCCGCCAAGCGCCTCAACTCCCTCTCGGCTCCCGCCCCCTCCTCGGCGCTCTCCGCCACCGACCCGTCCACGCCGCTCCCGCCGCACCCGCCGGCGTCCAAGCACAAGTCCAAGAAGGGCGGGGGAGCCCCGCACCCGCACCCGCACCCGCACCCGCACCCGCACCCGCACCTCTCGGCGGAGGCGCGGCGCAAGCTCTACGCGCCCGTGTTCAAGACCTGCTCCGTGCTGCTCCAGAGGCTGATGAAGCACAAGCACAGCTGGGTGTTCAACAAGCCGGTAGATGCGAGCGCGCTTGGCCTGCACGACTACCATACAATCATCACCAAGCCCATGGACCTCGGCACAGTCAAGTCAAAGCTAGGGGCCGGACAGTACAAGTCACCACGGGAATTCGCAGGTGATGTGCGTCTGACATTCCAGAATGCCATGACGTACAACCCCAAGGGCCAGGACGTGCACTTCATGGCCGAGCAGCTGCTGAACATGTTCGAGGAGAAGTGGCCGGAGATTGAGGCTGAGGTAGCTCAGCTATCACCACAGCCTCCAACACCGTCCTCAGCGGCACCCAGGAAGCCAAAGGAGATAGATAATTCTAGGGTATTAGAGAGGTCTGATTCCACAGTTCATGCTGCCGCGATGGAGGCTACCCCGAAGACTCACACCGGCAGACCCCCAGTTTTAAAGAAACCCAAGGCAAGGGAGCCCAATAAGAGGGATATGACATTCTGGGAGAAGCAGCGGCTTAGCAATAACCTCCAGGATTTGCCAccggagaagctagacaatgttGTTCAGATCATAAAGAAGAGGAACTTGTCACTCAGCCAGCATGATGATGAGATTGAGGTTGATATCGATAGCTTTGATGTTGAAACATTATGGGAGCTTGATAGATTTGTGACAAACTATAGGAAGAGTATAACTAAGAATAAGCGGAAGGCTGAGCTTGAGCTTTCTGCGGTAAGGCCGGATGAAGCTGATCCTGATCAGGAGCCAGAGAAGGTAGAACATGTGAGGCAGGATGAGCCAGATCAGGATCAAATTCCTGCAGTACAAGAGCCg ATTCCAGAACGAGAAGCAGTTGATGTTGCGCCACCTAAGGATAATGCGGCAG ATGACAATGAGAGATTTGTGGGTGAATCATCACCTGGTCATTTGGAAGATCAGAAGGGAGAGAATGCTGGTAGATCAAGTAGTTCTGGAAGCTCTAGCAGTGACTCGGGGTCATCCTCTAGTG ATACGGACTCAGATAGTTCATCAGCAGATGGTTCTGATGCTGCACAATCACCCAGAACATAG
- the LOC8081416 gene encoding uncharacterized protein LOC8081416: MHPLRRLPLLPLPRGPAPRRLLLATASAAAASPLPWPGLHAWRRAPPSDLRTWGPNGPCASDVDEPADDAGAGSSLAEMGALVLSNADPLAKARLTHAAFSRWAAGLPVGQATAPDHPARPDKPLVVTQKEITTHKEMGVPLNAYMLHNLAHVELNAIDLAWDTVVRFAPLRDALGNGFFADFARVADDESRHFRWYSQRLAELGFSYGDMPVHNLLWRECAKSSSDVSARLAVIPLVQEARGLDAGPRLVQRLSGFGDHRSADIVARVAEEELAHVSVGLYWFLKVCQMMGREPGDTFKDLIKEYGVVLKGPFNYPARDEAGIPREWYDDKFKQEAAQKLSEVHDRLACIVEMEKENASLNG, translated from the exons ATGCACCCGCTCCGCCGACTACCGTTGCTCCCACTGCCACGCGGTCCCGCACCCCGCCGCCTGCTATTGGCCACggcatccgccgccgccgcttcgcCGCTTCCATGGCCAGGGCTCCACGCCTGGCGCAGGGCGCCGCCCAGCGACCTCCGCACGTGGGGCCCGAACGGTCCCTGCGCCTCAGACGTCGATGAGCCGGCGGATGACGCCGGCGCGGGCTCGTCGCTGGCGGAGATGGGGGCGCTCGTGCTGTCCAACGCGGACCCCCTCGCCAAGGCGCGGCTCACTCACGCCGCCTTCTCCCGGTGGGCCGCCGGGCTCCCCGTCGGCCAGGCGACGGCCCCCGACCACCCCGCCAGGCCCGATAAGCCCCTCGTG GTGACGCAGAAGGAGATTACCACGCACAAGGAGATGGGAGTGCCGCTCAACGCGTACATGCTGCACAACCTGGCGCACGTCGAGCTCAACGCCATCGACCTCGCCTGGGACACCGTCGTGCGGTTCGCGCCGCTCAGGGATGCGCTAGGGAATGGGTTCTTCGCTGATTTCGCGCGTGTGGCCGATGACGAGAGCCGACATTTTCGGTGGTACTCACAGCGGCTCGCGGAGCTTGGGTTCAG TTATGGTGATATGCCTGTTCACAATCTTCTGTGGAGGGAGTGTGCAAAGTCCTCAAGCGATGTTTCTGCACGATTGGCAGTGATTCCTTTGGTCCAG GAAGCCAGAGGACTAGATGCTGGACCAAGATTAGTCCAAAGGTTATCTGGTTTTGGGGACCATCGATCTGCAGACATTGTGGCAAGAGTAGCAGAGGAAGAGCTTGCACATGTTTCTGTAGGTTTGTATTGGTTTCTCAAAGTATGCCAAATGATGGGTCGTGAACCGGGTGATACTTTTAAAG ACTTGATAAAGGAGTACGGCGTTGTACTGAAGGGTCCATTCAACTATCCAGCTCGTGATGAAGCTGGTATACCCCGTGAATG GTATGACGATAAGTTCAAACAAGAAGCTGCACAAAAACTTTCAGAG GTCCATGATAGACTAGCTTGTATTGTTGAGATGGAGAAAGAGAATGCAAGTTTGAATGGCTAA
- the LOC8081415 gene encoding KIN17-like protein, with amino-acid sequence MGKHEFLTPKAIANRIKAKGLQKLRWYCQMCQKQCRDENGFKCHCMSESHQRQMQVFGMAPDRVVEGFSEEFFESFLSLIRRAHRHSRVAATVVYNEYIADRHHVHMNSTRWATLTEFVKFLGREGYCKVEDTPKGWFMTYIDRDSEQAVKDRLKRKRIKSDMAEDERQERMIARQIERAQKSLSKPNDGDVAEGESESGSEEEYSGSDDDGEEREDDAKEANKATGKIAIALQKAMPGPKVNPFEDKPKMKFGFDEEDDSGTQEKVKDEVPKKKGKDVKAAEARRSALDELMKEEEKAKERSNRKDYWLCPGIVVKVMSKSLAEKGYYKQKGVVKKVIDKYVGEIEMLESKHVLRVDQDELETVIPQIGGLVWIVNGAYRGSNARLLSVDTEKFCAKVQVEKGLYDGKVLRAVEYEDICKISS; translated from the coding sequence ATGGGGAAGCACGAGTTCCTCACGCCGAAGGCGATCGCGAACCGGATCAAGGCGAAGGGGCTGCAGAAGCTGCGGTGGTATTGCCAGATGTGCCAGAAGCAGTGCCGCGACGAGAACGGGTTCAAGTGCCACTGCATGTCGGAGTCGCACCAGCGGCAGATGCAGGTGTTTGGCATGGCGCCCGACCGCGTCGTCGAGGGCTTCTCCGAGGAGTTCTTCGAGTCCTTCCTCTCCCTGATCCGCCGCGCGCACCGCCACTCCCGCGTCGCCGCCACCGTCGTCTACAACGAGTACATCGCCGACCGGCACCACGTGCACATGAACTCCACGCGGTGGGCCACGCTCACCGAGTTCGTCAAGTTCCTGGGGCGTGAGGGATACTGCAAGGTCGAGGACACGCCCAAGGGATGGTTCATGACCTACATCGACCGTGACTCGGAGCAGGCCGTCAAGGACCGCCTCAAGCGCAAGAGGATCAAGTCAGACATGGCTGAGGACGAGCGCCAGGAGCGCATGATCGCCCGCCAGATTGAGCGTGCGCAGAAGTCTTTATCCAAACCCAATGATGGTGATGTTGCCGAGGGTGAGTCTGAGTCCGGCAGTGAAGAAGAGTATTCAGGCTCGGATGATGATGGGGAGGAGCGGGAGGATGACGCGAAAGAGGCAAACAAGGCAACAGGGAAGATTGCAATTGCACTGCAGAAGGCTATGCCAGGGCCCAAGGTTAATCCTTTTGAGGATAAGCCGAAGATGAAATTCGGTTTTGACGAAGAGGATGACTCGGGTACCCAAGAGAAGGTGAAGGATGAGGTGCCCAAGAAGAAGGGAAAGGATGTGAAGGCAGCAGAGGCTAGGAGGTCAGCATTGGACGAGCTGATGAAGGAAGAGGAGAAGGCCAAGGAGAGGAGCAATAGAAAGGACTACTGGCTGTGCCCTGGGATTGTGGTCAAGGTAATGAGCAAGTCATTGGCAGAGAAGGGGTACTACAAGCAGAAAGGGGTGGTGAAGAAAGTTATTGATAAATATGTTGGGGAGATTGAGATGTTGGAGAGCAAGCATGTTCTCAGGGTCGACCAAGATGAACTTGAGACTGTGATCCCTCAGATTGGTGGGCTGGTTTGGATTGTAAATGGGGCTTATCGGGGGTCAAATGCCAGGTTGCTCTCTGTGGACACAGAGAAATTCTGTGCAAAAGTGCAGGTTGAGAAAGGCCTCTATGATGGGAAGGTTCTTAGGGCTGTCGAATATGAGGACATTTGCAAGATATCCTCTTGA
- the LOC8081414 gene encoding uncharacterized protein LOC8081414: MCCCGDGECRPLGWLLGLPFAVLAVLVSFVGAIIWIIGLPISCICPCCLCVTVLLEVAVELVKAPLHVMTWFTSKIPC, from the exons ATGTGCTGCTGCGGCGACGGGGAGTGCCGGCCGCTCGGGTGGCTCCTGGGCCTGCCCTTCGCGGTGCTCGCCGTCCTCGTCTCCTTCGTCGGCGCCATCATCTGGATCATCGG GCTGCCCATCTCgtgcatctgcccctgctgcctCTGCGTGACGGTGCTGCTGGAGGTGGCCGTGGAGCTCGTCAAGGCGCCGCTCCATGTCATGACCTGGTTCACCTCCAAGATACCCTGCTGA